A window of the Xenopus laevis strain J_2021 chromosome 9_10L, Xenopus_laevis_v10.1, whole genome shotgun sequence genome harbors these coding sequences:
- the mss51.L gene encoding putative protein MSS51 homolog, mitochondrial gives MSQKKKSTKSIHRQQKPPSVPAATGSYYTDSLGFMSMDSNVPGLSNVILEKLNMKSYEEYRSAVNGNNFTTNFGIRTYYDMFQKMEDTYKFCAQCKKLPSLLLDPRSMRRCKRCQNVYYCGSECQRENWSSHKKFCRKLKLAAIDRLVEWLVFTGDIPFPTKPWIKPCSEVKNWEDWFSMQEGLEEKLDSLMTCRYMGILWSNAGKPRPEDIELRESIKRLTTDFFTRPMTIGFAINAFNVDPYAKPMTVHVIGASHTETLNIRVTDYDELAKMFPGNQGIEVVMVGPEVVNGPVMRPPLVAYGPRGRVYVSGYKGLYHVFWETLIESQQAARPDLVVGFHPGFHASQGLAEGWLPTLLLLRDFNIPSVFTMYSEHEMKYSLQILAELETQVFSFGPFPFASLKPEQVQTDPNKTPVSSNAFHLLFRGTIGADSETDMAGLEETDSG, from the exons ATGTCTCAGAAGAAAAAATCCACAAAGAGCATCCACCGTCAACAAAAGCCACCATCGGTGCCTGCTGCAACCGGTAGCTATTACACAGACTCTCTTGGTTTCATGTCTATGGACAGTAATGTGCCCGGCCTGTCCAACGTCATTCTGGAGAAACTTAATATGAAGAGCTATGAAGAGTACAG GTCTGCAGTGAATGGTAACAACTTCACCACAAATTTTGGCATCCGAACCTATTATGATATGTTTCAAAAGATGGAGGACACTTACAAATTTTGTGCTCAGTGCAAGAAACTTCCATCGCTCTTGCTAGACCCTCGAAGTATGAGAAGATGCAAAAG GTGTCAAAATGTATATTACTGTGGATCAGAATGCCAGAGAGAGAACTGGTCATCCCATAAGAAATTTTGCAGAAAACTCAAGCTGGCAGCAATCGACAGACTGGTAGAATGGTTGGTATTTACAG GAGACATTCCATTTCCAACAAAACCATGGATCAAGCCTTGTTCTGAGGTGAAGAACTGGGAAGACTGGTTCTCCATGCAAGAAGGCCTGGAGGAGAAACTAGACAGTTTAATGACATGTCGATATATGGGGATCCTGTGGTCAAATGCTGGAAAGCCAAGACCAGAAGATATTGAACTCAGAGAATCAATCAAGCGTCTGACAACTGATTTCTTCACAAGACCTATGACCATTGGTTTTGCCATTAATGCCTTCAATGTGGATCCTTATGCTAAACCAATGACAGTTCATGTGATTGGGGCCTCTCATACTGAGACCCTGAACATCAGAGTTACCGACTATGATGAACTAGCCAAAATGTTTCCTGGAAACCAAGGCATAGAGGTGGTAATGGTGGGGCCTGAAGTTGTGAATGGCCCTGTTATGAGACCTCCCCTAGTAGCTTATGGGCCAAGGGGCAGAGTTTATGTCAGTGGATACAAGGGACTGTATCATGTCTTCTGGGAGACACTGATTGAGAGCCAACAAGCAGCAAGACCTGATCTTGTAGTGGGCTTTCATCCAG GGTTCCATGCGTCTCAGGGCCTGGCAGAAGGTTGGCTTCCTACTCTGTTGTTGCTGCGGGACTTCAACATCCCTTCAGTGTTCACTATGTACAG TGAGCATGAGATGAAGTATTCCCTGCAGATCCTGGCAGAATTAGAAACCCAGGTTTTCTCTTTTGGACCTTTCCCTTTTGCATCCCTGAAGCCAGAGCAAGTCCAGACGGACCCCAACAAAACACCAGTGAGCAGTAATGCTTTCCACCTGCTCTTCCGAGGCACCATTGGGGCAGACTCAGAGACTGACATGGCAGGGTTAGAGGAAACAGACAGCGGCTAA